The genomic window TCGCCGGCCTGCTTGCCGGCTGGGTGTCGGGCCTGAGCGCGCTCGCGCTCTTGGTTCTTCTTGCAGCCTTCGGGGTCTGGCTGCGGCTGCAGAAATTCCGCCGCAAGCTCGTGAGCCAGCTGCCCGCGTACATCGACGCGATGGTGCGGCTGATCACCATCGGCAACTCCACGCAGGCGGCGTTCCAGCTTGCGATTGCCACCACCGAGGCGCCGCTGCGCGGCCAGCTGGAGCGCTCGGCATCGCTGGTGCGCGCGGGCATGGATCTGGATCGCGCCCTGCACCAGACGGCCAGCAACGTGCGCATTGAGGAAATGTTCCTGTTGGCGTCCATCCTCGGGCTTGGCGTGCGCTACGGCGGACGCTCCGACCTGCTGCTGGAGCGCGTGGGCAACTTCATGCGCGATCGCGAGCAAGCCGAGCATGAGCTGCTCGCCCTGTCGTCCGAAACGCGGCTTTCCGCCTGGATTCTCGGGTTGCTGCCTGTGAGCGTGGGCGCCTTCTTCATTCTCACCAATCCCGGCTACTTCATGGGAATGTGGAACGACGGGACCGGCCGCATGATGGTCCTCTCAGCCGCAGGCTTTCAGCTGTTCGGTGCGGCGCTTCTCTACCGGCTGGCGAAACTCACATGACCTTCACCACCAACCAGCTGGCGATCATCAGCCTGGCGCTGCTGGCCCTGGGCCTGATGACCGGTGCCGGCGCGCTGATCGCGGCCGACTTGCGGCGCTCGCGCAGCGGCAAGGTCATCGGCCGCGCCATCCAGCAGGTCACCACGGCGCCGGTCGAATCCGCGGCGTCCGCCGGTGCGGCCGACGTGTTCAACGCCCCGGCAAAGCCGGACATCGAGTTGCCGTTTCACTGGCTCGACTCGCGCATCGGCCGCGCGCTCGTGGCCAACGAGGACCGCAACCTCATCGATCAATGCGGCTTTTCCTCGAAGCGGGCGCAGCTGGTGTTTCTGGTGACCCGCATCTTCTTCACGTTCCTTCTTCCCTTTGCCGCCTATGTGCTGTGGAGCGCCGGCCGTCCGCAGCGTACTGTCACCATCGTGCTTGCCGCCGCGTTCGTCATCGGCTTCATGGCGCCCAAGTGGGTGCTCGGCCGCATTGCCGCCAAGCGCCGCGAGCGGGTGAACCAGGAGCTGCCGCTGTTCATCGACCTGCTTCGCCTGCTGCAAGGCGTGGGGCTGAGCCTGGACCAGAGCCTGCAGATCATGGCCAGCGACTTCTCGCACGTGCTGCGCGTGCTCGGCTACGAGCTGACCTTTGCCAACAACCAGTACAGCCGAGGCCGCAGCCGCGAACATTCGCTGCAGCGCCTTGCAACCTTGCACAAGAACGAGAACCTCCGCGGGCTCGTGTCCTTGCTGGTGCAGGTCGACAAGCACGGCGGCGCCGTGCAGGAGCCGCTGCGCGTCTTCAGCGACCGGCTGCGCGAACACCGGCGTTCCGAAATGAAGGAACGCATCGGAAAGATCACCGTGAAGATGACCGCCGTGATGGTGACCACGTTGCTGCCGGCGCTGGTCATCGTTACTGCGGGGCCAGCCTTTCTTGCCATCTTCCGTTCACTGGGAGCCGCCGCCAAATGAAGCCACTCGACTTTTGCGCAAGCCCGCGCCCTGCTTGCCGCTTGCTGGCCATCGCCTGCGCCGCGGCCGCGGCCCTTGCCGTTGCCGGCTGCGCCGGCCCCAAGGACCAGTACGCCGCCAGCACCGATGCGCAGCAGCGCATGGCCGCCGAGGCCGCGGCGGACACCAAGGCCGGCGCGGCCGTGGACACGCAGGCCACCTATCTCAAGCTCGTCGAGCAGATGCAGAAGGAAGACCTGTGGTTTGCATCGCTCGCGCACATCGATGCGCTGGAACAGCGGTGGGGCGTGTCGCCCGAATCCACACGCACGCGCGCCGAGGCGCTGCGCCAGACCGGGCAGACCGCGGCTGCCGAAGCCGCCTACAAGCGCCTGTTGGCCACGCCACTGGCGAGCGCGGGCTACCGTGGACTGGGGCTCCTGGCGGGCATGCGCGGCAACTATGCCGAGGCGGTCCAGCTGCTTGCGCAAGCGCAGCGCCGCACCCCGACCGATGCGCTGCTGCTGAGCGATCTCGGCTATGCGCACCTGGGCGCCGGCCAGATCGAGGAAGCGCGGCTGCCGCTGATGCAGGCCCTGCAGTTGCGCCCTGACAGCACCCAGGCGCAAGCCAATCTCGCGCTCTATCTCGAAGTGACCAACCAGCCCGAGCGCGCGGCAGCGCTGATGGATGCCCACCGCATGCCCCAGCCGACACGCCTTGCCGTGCGCCAGGCCGCACTGCAGATGCGCGCCTCGGGCAAGCTGCCTGCACCGGTTGCTGCTGCCGCAGCGGCGGGAACTCGCATCGACGCTGCTGTGGCGCCCCTTGCGCTCAAGCCGTCCCGATGGACAGGCGCGGGCGGCATGAGAACCGCGAGCCAGACCAACCCTTCGGCCTCCGCACCTGAAGCGCCGCTTTCACTGAACTCGACCTCGCGAGGTACCCCATGAACCACCAGCTTGCCGAGCGGATCGCGTTGACAGCCGCACTCTTCTTCATGGCGACCGCAGTCTCGGCGCAAGCCGTGCCGCCGGCGTCGCAACCCGCGGAGGCGCTGAAAGCGCAGGAGGCGCGGGAGGTCGAAGCCGAGGCCGAGGCCGAAGAGTTCGAATCGCCGCCGCCGCTGCTCATGGGCGACGCGACGCAGAGCCTGCTCGCCTGGCAACGCAGCGGAGAAATCGCCTCGCGCACACCCCGGCCCATTGCCGGCAGCATCGCCAGCCGCAGCTATGAGCGCTACATCAAGAGCTTCGAGCATCCGATTCCCGAGCACCTTGGCTCCACGGTGTCCAAGTCGAAGGGCGGCGGTGGCGCCTCCTCTTCCGCAGGCCGATAGGCAAAACGCCGACCCTCGCCGCGCAAAGAGAACCACCATGGAAACACGCAACCACGCAAAGCCCGGACACGCCCAACACGGCGTGTACGCGATCGAGTTTGCGTTCGTGTTCCTGATCATCTTTGCGCTGCTGTACGCGGTGATTTGCTATGGCTTCTTGTTGACGATGCGCATGAGCCTGCAGAACGCGGCGGAAGACGGTGCGCGTGCGGGGCTGCGTTATCAAATCAACCTTGAAGCCAGAAAAACCAAGGCAAACGACATTGCCGTAGAGCGCAGCGACTGGCTGCCCGCGGGCCTGAAAGCGAACCGGAATGTCGAGGCAAGAATCTGCCTGGCTGGAACGGACGACTGCTCGCAGGCGGCGCCCCCTTGCGGCCCGGAATGGAACAACCGGTGCCAGGTGGTCGTGACCGTCGCCGTCAGTGGGATAGACACGCTGTTTCCCGCGTTCCCGAGCTTTGCTGTCCCCACCAGGATCGCGGGCCAGGCCAGCATGCTGCTCGACGGGAGGTCGTTGTGAAGTCCGGCCGGCTCAAGCTCGAACGGACCATGGCTCGCCGCCAGCGAGGCGTTGCCGCCATCGAGTTTGCACTCGTCTTCGGTGTTCTGTTCCTCGGCATCTATGGCCTCGTGACGTTCTGCGGCGTTCTCTACGTTCAGCAAGTCGTCTCTCGCGCGGCAGAAGACGGCGCGAGAGCTGCTCAGTCTTTCCGCAGCGACACGCCGGCCGTAGACCTGCAAACGAATGTTCGAACGGCGGTCTATCGGTCTCTGGCGCTCTCGACGATTACCCCCGCTTCCGCAGGCAGCGCGCCTTCTTCAAAAGAGACTTGGCTTCGGGCGAAGATGGCGTCCCCTGAAGTGACTGTTTCGCCTGGAGAAATCGCGGTGAAGGTGACATACCCCTACCGCGAAAACCCGCTGCTGCCGGCCGTTCCGCTGACCGGAAGCTGGATGCCCGAGCACCTGCTTGGCAAGGCCACGGCCGCCAGATCCTCGTCATAAACAGATGCGAACAATGCGCGCATTCAGTCGAAGAACAGCACGGCGGCAACGCGGGTCGGTGGTCATCACTTCGGTCATCGCGTTGAGCCTTGTGGTCATCGTGCTTGTCGGCGTTGAGTTGGGCTACATGTTCTTTCTGAAACGCGAGCTTCAGAAGACTGCCGATCTTGCTGCGCTGGCGGGTGCGCAGGCCTTGCTACCCGCAAGCTGCGGCGAGGCAACAACCGCAGCAGTTGCGAACGGCGGGCAAAACATGCCCCAACTGATGGCGCCGATCACAGCAGCAGAAGTCCAATGCGGCAACTGGGACCCGACCTTGCGCCCAGCGCCCCTTCACTTTGGCACACCCGAGAGCGGGCAGATCCTCAATGCCGTGCGCGTAACACTCACCAGGACCGCACCACCCCTGCTGCCGAATCTGCCGGGCAACCAGTCTTCTGCCATCAGCGTCGAAGCGCTCGCGGCCAAGAAACAGCCACTCGCTTCACTGAGTATCCGCAGCACGATCGCAGCCATCGACCCCCAGCGTTCGTCGATCTTGAACGCCCTCTTTGGCGGAATGCTCGGGGGTGCCGTCGATGTGTCTGTCGGCGGTTGGCAAGGTTTGCTCGACACCAATATCAAGCTGCTCGATTTCCTCGACCAGCTCAAGCTGGATCTCAACATCAATGCTGCCAACTACGACGAAGTGCTTGGCACCAATGTGAACGCCGGCATCCTTCTGCAGAGCATGATCACGGTCATGGAACGCGGGGGCACGAGCACCAGTATTGCGGTGCAGACGTTGCAGCAACTTCTGACAGCATCGGCCGGGTCGCCCCAGCCGCTCACCGTCGGTGAACTGCTGAACATTGCTACAGGCACGGAGGCCGCGGGATTGCAGTCCGACCTGCAGCTCTTTCAACTCGTTCAGGGTGTGGTGCAACTTGCGAATGGAAAGAACGCGCTGGCAGCCGATCTTCCGGTGAATGTTCCCGGGGTCGCCGGTATCACCGCCAAGGTTCGTGCGATCGAGCCACCGCAGGTTTCAGCGGTCGGGGATCCTTCCTTGATCGATGCAAGTCTGGGTGTGAACGATCCCAACAAGATTTATGTGCGGACGGCACAGATCAGAGTCCTGTTGTCTCTTAATCTAAGTGGACTGACTGATGTCGTCTCCAATATTGCATTGGCCGCCGTTCAGGCGTTGGCACCAATCATCGGGTTTCTTGAGAGCGTTTTAACTCTGAACCTGCAAGGCCTTGTCGTTGACCTTCTTCAAGCAGCGCTTGGCTGCGGGAATTTTTTGCAGCCTGCGTGTCCGCCGCAGAAGATCGTCTACACAACTGCACTGCAAAGTCCCATCGATATCAGCATAAGTGCCGGCAACGGCTCCGCTCTCATTACCGATCACGATTGTGGAACGGAGGACGCCAAGTCACTGGTTGTACAGGCAGACACGAACGTTGTCCGGCTACATGTTGGGAAAATTTCTAACGCATTTTCTACATCGCTGCCTGTCCATGCGGATCCAATTGAACTCCTTGAGATCGGTTATCGCGAAGCTAAGTTTGATACTTGTCCTCCCTTGGGCTTGGGCGAATGCCAGGGGAAAAAATGGAGGACCGTTAGCGGCGCTTATGTAGATGATGAAACGAGTGCCCAAAAAACCATCATCGCCGGCCTGGGACTAGCCATCAATCCACCGAGTAGCGGAGGAGGCGCGACTAGCAATACCCTGACTTATGCGGCACCGGCGGCTGCGAATTTGCCCGAGATTGACGCTCCACCTTACGATGGCGTCGGCCCTGATCCATCATTTCAGCCGATCAGCGAGCAGGCGCTAGTCCAGAGCCTAGGTTCTCAACTCGCTGGCATCGACACCAAGCCGTACAAGAGCGACACCACCGGCATCCTCGGACCGCTCCTCAACGGCACTTTGACCCTGGTGAGTGGCCTGCTCAACACCATACAGACCATCATCACGGATGCGCTCTTCCCATTGCTCGACCCCGCAGTCAACCTGCTTCTGGACTTGCTCGGCATCGATCTCGCGAAAGCCGAGGTCGGGGCTCGCCTTTCCTGCAACCGGGGTGCCGAGCTTGTCTATTGATATACGTATTCCCCTGCCATGAGCGCTCCTCCCAATTTCGACGAACTCGACCTCTTTGTCTGGGAAGGCAAGGCCGACATCCTCGACCGTATCGCGCGGTGCATGGCGAGCTTCGACGTGGAGGTGATCCGGGCCGACGGCATGCCGGCGCCGCAGCAGGAGCGCGGCACTGCGCTTCGGCCGTCGGTTGCCATCATCAGCGTCACGGTCATCGATAGCGGGGCGCTGGCCCATGCGACCGAATTGCTGCAGGGCATGCCGGTGATCTGGGTGGCGGCGGCTTCGCGCGAGCGCGACTCGCGCACTTACCCGCCGGAGTACCTGCACGTTCTGCCATATGACTTCACCTGTGCCGAGTTGCGCACCATGGTGGCAAAGCTGGTGCGGCAGCTGCGGGCGCGCGACGTGGCGCCGCAGGCGCCCGACGTGCTGGTGGCGCATTCGGACGCGATGAAATCACTGCTTGCCGAAGTGTCCGCCTTTGCCGATTGCAACCACAGCGTGCTGGTGCGCGGCGAAACAGGCGTAGGCAAGGAGCGCATTGCGCAGCAGCTGCACCTGGGGCACCAGCACTACAGCAAGGGCGCATTCGTGGCGGTGAACTGCGGCGCCATTCCCGACGGCCTGTTCGAGTCGCTTTTCTTCGGCCATACCAAGGGCTCGTTCACTGGCGCGGTGCATGCGCACCGCGGCTATTTCGAGCAGGCGACGGGCGGCACACTGTTTCTCGACGAGATCGGCGACCTGCCCAAGTACCAGCAGGTCAAGCTGCTGCGCGTGCTGGAAGACAACGCGGTCACGCGGCTGGGTGCCACGGCGCCGGTCCGGGTCGACTTTCGGCTGGTGGCCGCCACCAACCGCAACCTGCGCGAGATGGTCGCGAGCGGCGAGTTCCGCGCCGACCTGTTCTATCGGCTCGCGGTGATCGAGCTGCATGTGCCCAGCCTCGAAGAGCGCGGCGAGATCGACAAGATCGCGATCTTCAAGGCGCTGCTTGCCAATGTGCTGGGCGACGAGCTCGAGGCGCTGGGTGAAACGCCGCACTGGCTGAGCGATGCGGTGGCGGAAACGTACTTTCCCGGCAACGTGCGGCAGCTGCGCAACCTGGCCGAGCGGGTGGGCGTGATTGCGCGGCAGCTGCATGCATGGGACCAGAACCTGATCCAGCGCGCCATTGCACTGACGCGCGGCACGCCGACCCCCTCGCCCAACGCGGCAGACAGAAACGGCCACGGCGCAGGCGCCAACGGCGCGGCGCTCGACGCCAGCGGCGACCGCAAGGGATGGAACGGCAGCGAGCGCAACCGCATCATCGCGGCCCTGGAAATCAACGACTGGAAGCGCCAGGACACCGCGCAGCATCTGGGCATCAGCCGCAAGGTGCTGTGGGAAAAGATGCGCAAGTATCAAATCCTGGACGGAGAGCCAGGCATCCCCGAGGACGCCTGAGCCCTTCTCCGCCCCTCAGCGCTCCGCCAGGCGGGCGCTCCGGCGCAGCGGCGGGTTTGCCGCTGCCGCGGCGGCGCCGCGATCGACAACGGGTTCGCTGGCGCAGCTTGCGTTGCTCGAAATGCACAGCGCGGTGAGCAGGCCGTCCTCGCTCAGCGCCGGCGGGCTCGGCGGGCCGAAGATGCGGTCGATCCACGCGTTGCTGGCTTCGGGGTCGATGCGCAGTTCGCCGGTGGTGCGCGCCAGGCGCAGCTCCGAAATGCGCAGGTCGAACACGGCATCGACATAGTCGAACAGCAGGTTGTAGTAGTCGAGCTGCGCGTCGAGCACGGCGGGCAAAGTCTCGCGCCCGAACTCCATCAGGCGGCGCCGGCCGCGGAAGGCCTGGCCCGATGTGCTGACGGCCTCCATCAGCTGGCGCTCGCGCTCTCGGCCCGACACAGTGCGCGCCCATGAGGCCGATGTGAGCTCCAGCAGATTCAGCTTCACGCCTTCGAGCTTGGCTTCCTGGTTGGCAACCTCGGCCAGCGCGGACTTCAGGCGCAACTGGCGGTCGAAGCCATTGCCGAAGTTCCAGTTCAGCTCGAAGGCCGCGCGCGTCGGGTCTTGCGGCGACACGCCGCGCGGGTCCTTGCTTTTCACGAACACCGCGTCCACGGTCGGGTAGATGCTGGCCTCCTGCTGGTCGACGAGCGCCTGGGCCCGTGCGACGCGGCCCTTGGCTTCGGCAATTTCGGTGCTGCGCTCCTCGGCGCGGCGCAGGGCTTCTTCATGCGAAGCGATGCGCCAGAACGTGGGTGCCGCGAGCACGGGCAGCGAATCGGTATTGGGCGTGAACTTGAAGTAGGTGTTGAACTTGGCCACCGCCTCATCACGCTGCGCCTGAAAGTCGGATTCGCGCGCGGCTACGCTGGCGCGGCGCGCGGCCGCCATGTTCAGGTCGTTCTCGCCCGCGGCGCCGAGCGCAACGCGCCGGGCCTCGGCCTTCGACAGCTCGGCCACCACCTCGGTGGACTTGCGTGCGATCTGCTTCTTCAGGTCGAAGCGCTGCACCTGCAGGTAGGCGGTCAGCGCATCGAGCACCACCTTCTGCGACGTGGTCACCACCGCCTCGTCGTCCGCCTGGTTGCCGGCTTCGGCCGCGCGCACCGCGGCGCTCATGGCGCCGCCGTCGATCAGGCTCACGCGCGCCTCGGCGGTCAGCACGGTGTAGTTCTCGGTCTTGGCGTTGGCCGCACCGCTGTTGTAGTTGCCCGAGGCGGTGCCCATCTTGAAGCGCGGAAAGCGCGCCTTCTTGGCAGCGTCCACGCTGAAGCTGCTGGTGTTGGCGGCCGCCTGCGCAGTCTGCACTTCAGGGTATTCCTGCGAGAGCGCGACCAGCGCCTGCTTCACACGCTGGGCATAGCTTGCAGCGCCGATCGACGGGGTGGAAAGGCGGCGTGCCGGCACCAGCTGCGCGGGCGGCTCCTGCGCGAAGGCGGCGCCCGGCGGCAGCGCGAAGCTCGCGCACAGCGCTGCGCAGAGAACGCCGCGGCCCATGCGGCGCGGGCCTGCCGATTTGCTGCCCCTCATGGTTCGCGAAACGCTTCGCGCCGAAGCTTGAGCACGGGACGAAGGATGTACCAGATGAACGGATCGGTTCCCACCTTCAGGTCGACCTCGGACTCCATGCCGGCGGTGACCCGGTTGTCCTGGTGCCCCACATAGGCCTGCCCGGTGCCGACCAGGATGCGGTAGTAAGGCGCTGCATTGGCAACAGCCGGATCGCGGTCGGCATCGGCGGCCACCAGCGTGACCTTGCCGTCGATGGCGCCGTAGCGCAGGTAGTCGTAGGCGGTGATCTTCACGCGCGCCGCCTGCCCCACTTCGACAAAGCCGCGGTCGTTCGGATTCAGGCGCGCCTCGATCATGACCTCGTCCTTGTCGGGCACCACTTCCATGATGGCCTCGCCGGGCTTGATAACCCAGCCGGGGCTGGCGCTGCGCAGGCCCTTGACGATGCCGTCGGCGGGCGCCTTGACGATGGTGCGGGAGCGCTGGGTGCGCGCGCGCGCAAGGTCTTCGCTCAGGCTTGCGAACTGGCGTTCCACGGTGGCCAGTTCGTCGGAGGCGCGGCGCCGGAAGCGCCCTTCGGCCTCGGCCATCTTGGCCTGTGCCTCGGCAATGACCGCACTGGCGGAAATGGCGCCCTGGCGTGCCGCGGCCAGCTCGCTTCGCACCCCCTCGACCAGCCTGCGCTTTTCGAGCACCTCGACCTGCCCGACCAGTTTTTCGGCCAGCAGCTGCTCCGAAATTTCGAGTTCCTTCTGCATCAGCGCCAGGCGGTCGTTCAGGCCCTTGACCTTGGCCTGCTGTTCGAGCTCCTTGCTGCGCGCCTGTTCCAGCCCCGACACCGCGCCGGCCATCACGCCGCGCTGCTCGAGCGCGCGTGCTTCATACGCCCCGGTTTCGCCGTCGAGCACGCTCTCGTCGATGTCGGCCGCGAAACTCTCGCGCTTGAGCGGCTTGCCGCGGCTCTCGGCCATGAGGCGGATGCGGGTGGCTTGCGTGGCCGCGTGGCGCGCAGTGAGCTCCTCGAAATTAAGGCCGCTGCCGCCCAGGTCGATCTCGACCAGCGACTGGCCCTGCTTCACGCGGTCGCCTTCCTTCACCAGCACGTTGCTGACAATGCCGCCTTCCAGATGCTGGATCGACTTGACGCGGTCCGACGGAATCACGCGGCCGGGCGCCACCACCACCGTCTCCATCGGAAAGCCGAGGCCAACGACGGCCAGCACGGCCACCACGCCGCCGATCACCCACTGTCGGCGCCGGCCCTCCGGCGATGCATGCGCGGCGCGCTTGTGCTCTTCGTCCTGGAGTATCTGCGGCAGATCTGATTTCAAGTCGCGGTCCCTGTTTGTTCTTTGATCGCCTGGCTCAAGCCATGGAACGGTTCGCCGCGGCGGCGCCCAGCGAGTGCGCATCGGCGTCGCTGTCTCCCGCGGCCGGATCGGTCAGCGCCACCAGCGGCTTCTTCACGCCGAAAAGCTTTGGCACCATCACGGCGGCCGTTCCCTGTTCGACATTGCCCTGCCCAGTGACGTGATAGACCACCGTGGCGGCCGACACGATGCGCAGCGAATGCGTGACCACCACCACGGTGCGCACCTTGGCCACCGCGAGCAGCGTGGCGAGCAGCGTGCGCTCGCTCTGAAAGTCGAGGTCGTTGCTCGGCTCGTCGAGCACCAGCACCGAGGGCTTGCGCAAGAAGCTCATGGCCAGCGCCAGCTTGCGCCGCTCGCCTACCGAAAAGCCCGTGCCTCCTTCGCCCACCACGGTGCGGTAGCCGTCGGGGAGCTTCGAGATGAAGTCGTGCGCACCCGAGAGCTTGCACGCCGCCACCACCTGCTCGTCGCTCTGGCCCGGGGCCGTGCGGCGCATGGTGTCGATCAGCGGCCCGCCAAACCAGTACACCTCTTGCGAGAGATAGCTGATCCAGCGCGAGAGCTCTTCGCGGCCGAACTGCGAAAGGTCGTACTCGCCGATGCTGATGACCCCGCGCGTGGGCGTGTACAGGCCCGAGAGCAGCTTGACCAGTGTCGACTTGCCGGCGCCGTTGCGCCCGACGACCACATGCAGGCCGCCGGGCCCGATGTCGAGGTCGACGTTCTCGAGCACCGGCTTCTGCGCGGCCTCGGTGAAGCTGAAGCTCACGTCCTTGAACGTCACGCGGCCCAGCGGCTGCGGCAGCGTCATGCCGCTCGGCGGTTTTTCGACCGGCTCGGAAAGCACCTTCTCGAGCCGCTTGGCCGCCTCCTTGGCGGCGGCCAGCGAACGCCAGCTCGAGACCAGGCCCGCCACCGGCTGTAGTGCCTTGAGGGCCAGCATGTTCGAGGCGACCAGGCCGCCCACCGTCATCCACTGCTGCATCACGGAGACAGCGCCCACCGTCACCACGATCACCGAAAAGACCGTCAGCAGCACGGTGGTGCCGTCGCGCGCGGATTCGATCTGGCCGTTCTTGCTGAAGCTTTCGCTCAGCCAGGCGTTGTAGGTCTGACGCCACATCTCGATGGTGGGGCCGTCGTTCGATTGCGTCTTGAGCGTTTCGCGCGCATTGCAGATCTCGGAGGTCATGCGGTCGAGGCCGCGCCCGCGCTGCACTTCTTCCACCCGGCCGGTGCGCACCTCGTCGGCCCACCACCAGGCCAGGAAGGCCATGACACCCAGGAACAAAGCCACCACCGGCAATACCGGCAAGGCGACGATGCCGATCACCACCAGCGCGAAGATCGCCATCGGCAGATCGAAGATCGATTGCGCCAGGCCGCCGCTGACCGTGCCGCGCACCGAAGCCACGTCACGAAAGAACTGGTGCCAGATCGACGCCGGCCGCGCTTCGAGCGCACGCAACGGCCGGTTCAGCATCGAATGGAGCAGCGCACCCGACACGCCGTGGTCGATGATGGCGCCCGCATTGCGCAGCAGGCGCGAGCGCCGCGCGCGCAACCAGAACTCGAGGCACAGGAAAAACAAGATGCCGCTCACCAGCGCGGCCAGCGTCGAGATGCCGCCGCGCGAGAGCACGCGGTCATACACCTGAAGCAGGAAGATCGACGGCAGCAAGCCGAAAAGGCTGATGGGCAGCGAGCGCCAGGCCGCGCTCTTGACCAGCGGATAGGCGTCGCGAAAGGCTTTGTTCAGCGCACCTGCGTACGGACTCGCGCCCGGCTCTTCGGGCGCATCGGCAACCAGCTGGCTGGGCAAGAGAAACTTGATCATGGGAAATGGCCGATCCGTCGGGCAGTCACGCCTCGATGATTATCAACTGTTACCCGGCTGTTACAAGCAAAATCTACCCTTACACGCCGCGGCATCGAAGCGCTCGCGCAGCCTCCTGGGTTGCCGTTCCGCCGAGGGCAGCGACGGGCTTCAGGAGACCTTCGGCGGCCACGCAATCTGCGGGTTTTCTGGCCCCCTGGCGGGCGTCATCCATAGGTAGTCCTTTGGCCAGCACCAAGGCGATGTTGGCGCACAGCAACATGCACAGAAGCCATGCGCCGAGCAGTTGCAGCCAGCCGAGCCACCAGCGGCGGGCGGGCGCTGCCGCCTTTGCTGGATAGCGTTGAATGGGCAGTGGCAGATACGCGCTGAATTTCATGGCAGTGCTTTCAAAACCCGGGCCAGCCGGGACAGGCCGACGCCTGCGGAACTCTTGGCCAGCACCCAGTCCCCCGGCTGCAGCAGGCTTCCGAGTGCGGTCGACAAATCGGACACATCGACGAACCAGTGCGACCGGACCTTGGTGCGGATGCGCGCATGCAGTCCCCGCATGAGCGGGCCGCACAGCAGCACGCGGTCGGGTTGCGATGCGAGCAGCTCCGGCTCAAGGTCGAGGTGATGCCGCTGCGCGGCAGGGCCGAGCTCCTGCATGTCGCCGAGGATCGCCACGCGGCGCGACGGCTCGCAGGGCGCCTGCGACAGCAGCTCGAGCGCGGCGCGCATCGAGCTCGGGTTGGCGTCGTAGGTCTCGTCGATCAGCTTGAAGCTGCCGCCGCCGATGTGAATGGTGTGCAGAGCGCCGCGCCCGCCCGACGGTTCGAAATGGGCGAAGGGCTCCACCGCGGCGGCCAGCTTCAGGCGCATGGCCTGCAGTGCCGCGAGCACGGCCACGGCGCTTGAGCCCATGTGTCGCCCGGGCGCATTGAGCCGCAGCTGGAGCGGTTCGCCGAGCACCAGGGCCTGGACCTCGCCGTGGTCGAAGGCGAGCAGCCGCACGTCGGCGTCCTTGTGCTCGCCGTACGTGACGATCTGGAGCTGCTGCGCCATCGCAGCCTCTGCAAAGGTCGCGAACTCGGGAATGTCGCGGTTCAGAACAGCGCCGTCGCCAGGTGCCATGCCCTGGAAGACGCGGCTGTCCAGGCGCGCGGCGGCCTCCGATGGGCCGCGCGTTTTTTGCGC from Variovorax paradoxus includes these protein-coding regions:
- a CDS encoding TadE/TadG family type IV pilus assembly protein, which translates into the protein METRNHAKPGHAQHGVYAIEFAFVFLIIFALLYAVICYGFLLTMRMSLQNAAEDGARAGLRYQINLEARKTKANDIAVERSDWLPAGLKANRNVEARICLAGTDDCSQAAPPCGPEWNNRCQVVVTVAVSGIDTLFPAFPSFAVPTRIAGQASMLLDGRSL
- a CDS encoding DUF3613 domain-containing protein encodes the protein MNHQLAERIALTAALFFMATAVSAQAVPPASQPAEALKAQEAREVEAEAEAEEFESPPPLLMGDATQSLLAWQRSGEIASRTPRPIAGSIASRSYERYIKSFEHPIPEHLGSTVSKSKGGGGASSSAGR
- a CDS encoding type II secretion system F family protein codes for the protein MTFTTNQLAIISLALLALGLMTGAGALIAADLRRSRSGKVIGRAIQQVTTAPVESAASAGAADVFNAPAKPDIELPFHWLDSRIGRALVANEDRNLIDQCGFSSKRAQLVFLVTRIFFTFLLPFAAYVLWSAGRPQRTVTIVLAAAFVIGFMAPKWVLGRIAAKRRERVNQELPLFIDLLRLLQGVGLSLDQSLQIMASDFSHVLRVLGYELTFANNQYSRGRSREHSLQRLATLHKNENLRGLVSLLVQVDKHGGAVQEPLRVFSDRLREHRRSEMKERIGKITVKMTAVMVTTLLPALVIVTAGPAFLAIFRSLGAAAK
- a CDS encoding type II secretion system F family protein, coding for MLLAVACLALLFAAAGLLLWQWAKGRQARQAAARHLNQQIQASTAAGTPVPMPIPLRDPANDNLMAGVTSDPWLNADAGTPAAAPAGLLEKALPEWLIGVVAPRTAALGLAVIVAAAALAGLLAGWVSGLSALALLVLLAAFGVWLRLQKFRRKLVSQLPAYIDAMVRLITIGNSTQAAFQLAIATTEAPLRGQLERSASLVRAGMDLDRALHQTASNVRIEEMFLLASILGLGVRYGGRSDLLLERVGNFMRDREQAEHELLALSSETRLSAWILGLLPVSVGAFFILTNPGYFMGMWNDGTGRMMVLSAAGFQLFGAALLYRLAKLT
- a CDS encoding tetratricopeptide repeat protein; the encoded protein is MKPLDFCASPRPACRLLAIACAAAAALAVAGCAGPKDQYAASTDAQQRMAAEAAADTKAGAAVDTQATYLKLVEQMQKEDLWFASLAHIDALEQRWGVSPESTRTRAEALRQTGQTAAAEAAYKRLLATPLASAGYRGLGLLAGMRGNYAEAVQLLAQAQRRTPTDALLLSDLGYAHLGAGQIEEARLPLMQALQLRPDSTQAQANLALYLEVTNQPERAAALMDAHRMPQPTRLAVRQAALQMRASGKLPAPVAAAAAAGTRIDAAVAPLALKPSRWTGAGGMRTASQTNPSASAPEAPLSLNSTSRGTP
- a CDS encoding TadE/TadG family type IV pilus assembly protein; translated protein: MARRQRGVAAIEFALVFGVLFLGIYGLVTFCGVLYVQQVVSRAAEDGARAAQSFRSDTPAVDLQTNVRTAVYRSLALSTITPASAGSAPSSKETWLRAKMASPEVTVSPGEIAVKVTYPYRENPLLPAVPLTGSWMPEHLLGKATAARSSS
- a CDS encoding TadG family pilus assembly protein produces the protein MVITSVIALSLVVIVLVGVELGYMFFLKRELQKTADLAALAGAQALLPASCGEATTAAVANGGQNMPQLMAPITAAEVQCGNWDPTLRPAPLHFGTPESGQILNAVRVTLTRTAPPLLPNLPGNQSSAISVEALAAKKQPLASLSIRSTIAAIDPQRSSILNALFGGMLGGAVDVSVGGWQGLLDTNIKLLDFLDQLKLDLNINAANYDEVLGTNVNAGILLQSMITVMERGGTSTSIAVQTLQQLLTASAGSPQPLTVGELLNIATGTEAAGLQSDLQLFQLVQGVVQLANGKNALAADLPVNVPGVAGITAKVRAIEPPQVSAVGDPSLIDASLGVNDPNKIYVRTAQIRVLLSLNLSGLTDVVSNIALAAVQALAPIIGFLESVLTLNLQGLVVDLLQAALGCGNFLQPACPPQKIVYTTALQSPIDISISAGNGSALITDHDCGTEDAKSLVVQADTNVVRLHVGKISNAFSTSLPVHADPIELLEIGYREAKFDTCPPLGLGECQGKKWRTVSGAYVDDETSAQKTIIAGLGLAINPPSSGGGATSNTLTYAAPAAANLPEIDAPPYDGVGPDPSFQPISEQALVQSLGSQLAGIDTKPYKSDTTGILGPLLNGTLTLVSGLLNTIQTIITDALFPLLDPAVNLLLDLLGIDLAKAEVGARLSCNRGAELVY